From a region of the Toxotes jaculatrix isolate fToxJac2 chromosome 7, fToxJac2.pri, whole genome shotgun sequence genome:
- the pheta1 gene encoding sesquipedalian-1, whose translation MKLNERSVAHYATCDSPPDKTGFLFKKGERNTAYHRRWFVLKGNMLFYFEERDSREPIGVIVLEGCTVELCESAEEFAFAIKFDCAKARVYKMAAESQAAMESWVKALSRASFDYMRLVVKELERQLEEIQEAAGGGSVGAGVGGLQGRPKSSRRNQVARSRSGASSSSSSSSSLSSSSSSSAPPMAVPSSAQKSTHDEVQLISGCYKENGVAWSKPPVALANGFVDGGSSCVAWEGCADTGNSIVTGYGTDGVRAPPVPPRRRGASLESPVSPGTGCFFKLHEWYGKEVEELRMQWLQSQ comes from the coding sequence ATGAAGCTGAACGAACGGAGCGTGGCGCACTACGCCACCTGTGACTCACCGCCAGACAAGACAGGATTCCTGTTCAAAAAGGGTGAACGCAACACTGCTTATCACCGGCGCTGGTTCGTCCTGAAGGGTAACATGCTTTTCTACTTTGAGGAGCGTGACAGCCGAGAGCCTATCGGTGTCATCGTCCTTGAGGGATGCACTGTGGAGCTGTGCGAGTCAGCTGAGGAGTTTGCCTTCGCCATCAAGTTTGACTGCGCCAAAGCACGTGTGTACAAGATGGCTGCTGAAAGCCAAGCAGCCATGGAGTCATGGGTGAAAGCCTTGTCAAGGGCCAGCTTCGACTACATGAGGCTGGTGGTAAAGGAGCTGGAGAGGCAGCTGGAGGAGATCCAGGAGGCTGCAGGAGGTGGCAGTGTCGGGGCTGGAGTTGGAGGCTTGCAGGGCAGGCCTAAGTCCTCCAGGCGAAACCAGGTGGCACGGTCCAGGTCTGGCGcatcctcttcttcatcatcctcatcatccttatcatcatcatcatcatcaagtgCCCCTCCCATGGCAGTTCCCTCTTCTGCTCAAAAGAGCACCCACGATGAGGTGCAGCTCATCTCTGGGTGTTACAAAGAGAATGGAGTTGCATGGAGTAAACCACCAGTTGCCTTGGCTAATGGTTTTGTTGACGGAGGGTCCTCCTGTGTGGCCTGGGAAGGTTGTGCAGACACTGGGAATAGCATTGTGACTGGTTATGGGACTGATGGGGTGAGGGCTCCACCAGTGCCACCCAGGAGAAGAGGAGCATCTCTGGAAAGCCCTGTGTCCCCTGGCACCGGCTGCTTCTTCAAGCTCCATGAATGGTACGGCAAAGAGGTGGAGGAACTGAGGATGCAGTGGCTGCAGAGCCAGTAA